From a region of the Methanolinea sp. genome:
- a CDS encoding thymidylate synthase, with the protein MRIIRAPSIGIAHELVVKMVLEKGRVLDTEDGEATVEFDEIAVRVENPLAEPMVSPHSRFSRKFMEKYADDLLNGTSAVFEYDYHDRIFNWGERLYTSEGAEIHVDQIEYITRKLASSPVTRRGIAITWNPPIDEHLDDCPCLQLLQCLVRDGRLGMKVVFRSNDMLTASGANMFALVHLQNAIATRLGVPPGPYTHISLVPHIYYRRDVDDLESFCGKGDRIRPIDEVCRACGKCRSAGRNQSG; encoded by the coding sequence ATGCGAATCATCAGGGCACCTTCCATCGGCATCGCCCACGAACTGGTGGTAAAGATGGTGCTTGAGAAGGGCCGGGTGCTGGATACCGAAGACGGCGAGGCAACGGTCGAATTCGATGAGATCGCTGTCAGGGTGGAGAACCCGCTTGCCGAACCAATGGTGAGCCCGCATTCCCGGTTTTCACGAAAATTCATGGAGAAATATGCAGATGACCTCCTGAATGGCACTTCTGCCGTTTTTGAATACGACTATCACGACCGGATCTTCAACTGGGGGGAACGGCTCTATACAAGTGAGGGGGCGGAGATCCATGTCGACCAGATCGAATACATCACCAGGAAACTCGCCTCATCACCGGTAACCCGGAGGGGTATTGCCATCACCTGGAACCCGCCCATCGATGAACATCTCGACGATTGTCCCTGCCTCCAGTTACTGCAGTGCCTGGTCAGGGACGGGCGCCTTGGCATGAAGGTCGTGTTCAGGAGCAACGACATGCTCACTGCTTCAGGTGCAAACATGTTCGCACTGGTCCACCTGCAGAACGCAATCGCCACCCGGTTGGGGGTTCCTCCGGGACCCTACACCCACATCTCGCTCGTACCGCACATCTATTATCGGCGCGATGTCGATGATCTGGAGTCGTTCTGCGGGAAAGGAGACCGGATCCGGCCGATAGACGAGGTCTGCCGGGCCTGTGGAAAATGCCGGTCAGCGGGCCGTAATCAGTCAGGTTAA
- a CDS encoding fibrillarin-like rRNA/tRNA 2'-O-methyltransferase produces MIWIEGQLVSEGPGGVYGERMIQGYRAWDPKRSKLAALFHRGAELELQAGHRVLYLGAANGTTVSHVADYTEVVYAVEIAPRPLQDLLVVAESRKNIIPILADARRPEVYRSLVEEVDLIYQDVASPWQVAILLKNLGFLKEGGTAVLILKPRSIDVTRDPGDLFLEAERELVQGELDILSRVMLFPYYPDHCAFICRKTRPGHHPGEQGEERSEARR; encoded by the coding sequence ATGATCTGGATTGAAGGGCAGCTGGTATCAGAAGGTCCGGGAGGGGTATATGGCGAGCGGATGATCCAGGGCTACCGGGCCTGGGATCCCAAACGGAGCAAGCTTGCCGCCCTCTTTCACCGTGGGGCGGAGCTGGAGCTGCAGGCCGGCCACCGCGTCCTCTACCTTGGTGCAGCAAACGGGACGACTGTCTCCCATGTTGCCGATTATACGGAAGTCGTGTATGCTGTCGAGATCGCGCCGCGGCCCCTTCAGGACCTGCTCGTTGTTGCTGAATCACGGAAAAACATCATCCCCATCCTTGCCGATGCCAGGAGACCAGAGGTCTACCGGTCACTGGTTGAGGAGGTCGATCTTATCTACCAGGACGTTGCCTCCCCCTGGCAGGTCGCGATCCTGCTGAAAAACCTGGGGTTCCTGAAAGAGGGCGGCACTGCCGTCCTGATCTTGAAACCGAGGAGCATCGATGTGACCAGGGACCCTGGCGATCTCTTTTTGGAAGCGGAGCGGGAACTCGTACAGGGAGAACTTGATATCCTTTCGCGGGTCATGCTTTTCCCATACTATCCTGACCATTGTGCATTCATCTGCCGGAAAACCCGGCCGGGCCACCACCCCGGGGAACAAGGAGAAGAACGTTCTGAAGCGAGGCGATAA
- a CDS encoding RNA-processing protein has product MESYWFGDREGPVCHPVHDDPVVCAVRVESLAEDGNACMPDWRVAVRCGVVRDRGEYLERLRDVSFALARRNLERALFTRSSGLIQMVRMLDLLDEVINLLTERAVEWHHATRPGFSRKRVLPAGRSHNELIREDADDALAGLLDEIDRLKDRRSELMKEVSRRAGEALPNCSALAGGLVAARLAAEAGGISELAAMPAATIQVLGAKTALFSHLSAGTPPPKHGIIYQHGRVHGARRENRGRVARTLSAKLAIAARMDYYRNSIDKEFLKRAEESVRRAGRRV; this is encoded by the coding sequence ATGGAATCCTACTGGTTCGGCGATAGAGAGGGCCCGGTATGCCATCCTGTCCACGATGATCCCGTGGTCTGTGCCGTGCGGGTCGAGAGCCTTGCAGAGGACGGCAACGCCTGCATGCCGGACTGGAGGGTTGCGGTCCGGTGCGGGGTGGTCCGCGACAGGGGAGAATACCTGGAACGCCTCCGGGACGTTTCATTCGCCCTTGCCAGGAGGAACCTTGAACGAGCCCTTTTTACCCGTTCGTCAGGACTAATCCAGATGGTCCGGATGCTCGACCTGCTCGATGAAGTCATCAACCTCCTGACCGAAAGGGCGGTGGAATGGCACCATGCCACCCGGCCGGGCTTCAGCCGCAAACGGGTGCTCCCGGCCGGCCGCAGCCACAACGAGCTGATACGCGAGGATGCTGACGATGCCCTTGCCGGCCTGCTCGATGAAATCGACCGGCTGAAAGATCGGCGATCAGAGCTCATGAAGGAGGTCTCCAGAAGGGCCGGGGAAGCGCTCCCGAACTGCAGCGCCCTTGCCGGTGGACTGGTCGCAGCCCGCCTCGCTGCAGAAGCCGGGGGAATCAGCGAACTGGCGGCCATGCCGGCAGCGACCATCCAGGTTCTCGGTGCGAAAACCGCCCTCTTCTCGCACCTCTCAGCCGGCACGCCGCCACCAAAACACGGGATCATCTACCAGCACGGCAGGGTCCACGGTGCACGTCGGGAGAACAGGGGACGGGTCGCCCGGACCCTCTCGGCCAAACTGGCCATCGCCGCACGCATGGATTATTACCGGAACAGCATCGACAAGGAATTTTTGAAAAGGGCGGAAGAATCGGTCCGCAGAGCAGGGAGAAGGGTATGA